The following coding sequences lie in one Enterococcus sp. 9E7_DIV0242 genomic window:
- a CDS encoding DJ-1/PfpI family protein → MKKEIAVLLTENYADWELAFICPELNKYRETIHVAYVGLEDRLVTSMGGLQVASDYTAEEYLEQLMKGMKVDVLLICGGTFWAERNYEAPLAQQLVEQCVAMGSQVAAICDAVTFLAAHAYLNGAKHTGNSLSHFIDHCSDYSGSAFFLEKQCVRDQQFITANGTATLEFAAAIMNKLAHHSKKEIEEWYLFHKKGFYSS, encoded by the coding sequence ATGAAAAAAGAAATCGCTGTACTACTTACAGAAAATTATGCAGATTGGGAGCTTGCTTTTATCTGTCCGGAATTGAATAAATATCGGGAGACAATTCATGTGGCCTATGTCGGCTTGGAAGATCGTCTTGTGACGAGTATGGGCGGACTTCAGGTGGCATCTGACTATACGGCAGAGGAATACCTCGAACAGCTGATGAAGGGAATGAAGGTAGATGTTTTGCTGATATGCGGCGGAACCTTTTGGGCAGAAAGAAATTATGAAGCACCTCTGGCCCAGCAGTTAGTAGAGCAATGTGTGGCAATGGGCAGTCAAGTTGCTGCCATCTGTGACGCGGTTACTTTTTTAGCAGCGCATGCCTATCTTAATGGGGCGAAGCATACGGGGAATTCACTGAGTCATTTTATCGATCATTGCTCTGATTATTCTGGTTCAGCGTTTTTCTTGGAAAAACAGTGTGTGCGTGACCAGCAATTTATCACCGCAAATGGAACGGCTACACTAGAGTTTGCAGCGGCAATTATGAATAAACTGGCGCATCATTCGAAAAAAGAAATTGAAGAGTGGTACCTGTTTCATAAAAAAGGTTTTTATAGCAGTTGA
- the lacD gene encoding tagatose-bisphosphate aldolase, translating to MRKISQEKYRKLENTANNEGVIGALAIDQRGALKKMFQAAGKAADQQTIEAFKRLVSEELTPYATSILLDPEYGLPASKARAESCGLLLAYEKTGYDTTIPGRLPDSLAVWSAKRLKEAGADACKFLLYYDVDEADEINEQKKAYMERIGSECVAEDLPFFLELVSYDAEITDSSSEEYAKVKPKKVIEMMKEFSDSRYNVDVLKVEVPVNMNFVEGYGETACYTREEALGYFKEQSEATDLPFIFLSAGVSSQLFRETLRFAKEAGSTFNGVLCGRATWANGVEPYAVSGEETAVAWLQKEGRKNIEELNEVLAETASAWTDKLVVE from the coding sequence ATGAGAAAAATCAGTCAGGAAAAATATAGAAAACTAGAAAATACAGCAAACAACGAAGGAGTTATCGGTGCCTTAGCGATCGACCAACGAGGCGCTCTGAAAAAAATGTTCCAAGCAGCAGGAAAAGCAGCAGATCAGCAGACTATTGAAGCGTTTAAGCGCCTTGTATCGGAAGAGCTGACACCATATGCTACATCGATTTTGCTGGACCCGGAATATGGCTTACCGGCTTCAAAAGCTCGTGCGGAATCTTGTGGTTTGCTATTGGCTTATGAAAAAACAGGATATGACACAACCATTCCCGGTCGTTTGCCGGACAGCTTGGCGGTATGGTCCGCTAAGCGCTTGAAGGAAGCAGGGGCAGATGCCTGTAAATTCTTGCTTTATTATGATGTAGATGAAGCAGATGAAATCAATGAACAGAAGAAAGCATATATGGAACGGATCGGTTCCGAATGTGTGGCGGAAGACTTGCCGTTTTTCCTTGAGCTGGTTTCTTATGATGCAGAAATTACGGACAGCAGTAGTGAGGAATATGCAAAGGTCAAGCCCAAAAAAGTGATCGAAATGATGAAAGAATTTTCTGACTCACGCTACAATGTAGATGTGTTGAAGGTCGAAGTACCAGTAAACATGAATTTTGTAGAGGGATATGGAGAAACAGCTTGCTATACACGTGAAGAAGCGTTGGGCTATTTCAAAGAACAGAGCGAAGCGACAGACCTGCCATTTATTTTCTTGAGTGCCGGAGTTAGTTCACAGCTGTTTCGTGAAACACTTCGTTTTGCGAAAGAAGCCGGTTCGACCTTCAATGGTGTTTTATGTGGACGAGCTACTTGGGCAAATGGAGTAGAACCTTATGCTGTTTCCGGGGAAGAAACGGCTGTTGCGTGGCTGCAAAAAGAAGGACGCAAAAACATTGAAGAGCTGAACGAAGTGCTGGCTGAAACAGCATCTGCATGGACAGATAAGTTAGTGGTTGAGTGA
- a CDS encoding fructose PTS transporter subunit IIA — protein MISENQIFLNQTHTNKEEVFRFLAEQTVALGIADSAQPVVTALEQRESEGTTGMMDGFAIPHAKSAAIIKPSVMIVSFTEGVDWDSLDGQPIRYAIALFIPEGEAGTTHLQLLSKIARMLMKQDFKEKFAAAQTPAALNALFTDYLDGE, from the coding sequence ATGATCTCAGAAAATCAGATTTTTTTAAATCAAACGCATACAAATAAAGAAGAGGTGTTTCGGTTTCTAGCGGAACAAACCGTAGCACTTGGGATTGCTGATTCGGCTCAGCCTGTTGTTACTGCGCTAGAGCAGAGAGAATCAGAAGGGACAACGGGGATGATGGACGGCTTTGCGATTCCTCATGCGAAAAGTGCAGCGATCATCAAGCCTAGTGTTATGATTGTCAGCTTTACAGAAGGTGTCGATTGGGACAGCTTAGACGGACAACCGATTCGTTATGCGATTGCCTTGTTTATTCCGGAAGGCGAAGCAGGAACAACGCATTTGCAGCTATTATCAAAAATTGCCCGCATGCTGATGAAGCAGGATTTCAAAGAAAAATTTGCGGCTGCTCAGACACCGGCAGCGTTGAATGCATTGTTTACAGACTATTTGGATGGAGAGTAG
- a CDS encoding PTS fructose transporter subunit IIC: MSSYRIVAATGCPTGIAHTYMAQEALEQAAKRKGITIKVETHGQVGIENALTEAEIAGADAVIIAADKDVQAERFAGKRVIEVSVSKGIKEPDQLIDDALSGKGTVRGGTAVVEKETSGSEGNSSSGIGHSIYKNLMNGVSHMLPFVVSGGVLVAISFLFGIYSADPSSSQYNEFAAQLKEVGGLAMGMMVPILSAFIAEGIAKRPGLVVGFVGGLVASNGGTGFLGGIVSGFLAGYVILGLMKLFSSLPKSLDGLKAIFLYPVLGVFITGMIMTLVSEPMSSINQGMMDFLAGFQNSSPLILGVIVGCMCAFDMGGPINKAAYVTGTALLAEGNTTFMAGVSAACIAPPLITGVAVLLFGKYFDTNDRNAGLVNIILGSTHITEGAIPFAAKDPIRVLPTMMLGSSIAAVLTYMFKVQVPAPHGGFLVLPVVTHGVLWVIAILAGSIVGGVILGWIQKRRVEKAAA, encoded by the coding sequence ATGAGTAGTTATCGAATCGTTGCAGCAACAGGTTGTCCGACAGGGATCGCCCATACGTATATGGCGCAGGAGGCTTTAGAGCAGGCAGCAAAACGAAAAGGAATCACGATCAAGGTTGAAACGCATGGACAAGTGGGGATTGAAAATGCATTAACAGAAGCAGAAATTGCCGGGGCTGACGCGGTGATCATTGCGGCTGATAAGGATGTGCAAGCTGAACGCTTTGCAGGAAAACGTGTGATCGAGGTTTCTGTAAGTAAAGGAATCAAGGAACCGGATCAGTTGATCGATGATGCACTATCAGGTAAAGGAACGGTCAGAGGCGGGACAGCTGTTGTAGAAAAAGAAACGTCTGGTAGTGAAGGGAATTCTTCCAGTGGGATTGGTCACAGCATTTATAAAAATTTAATGAACGGTGTTTCTCATATGTTGCCATTTGTTGTCAGTGGTGGTGTGCTGGTCGCTATTTCTTTCTTGTTCGGTATTTATTCAGCTGATCCAAGCAGCAGCCAATACAATGAGTTTGCAGCGCAATTGAAAGAGGTCGGCGGCTTGGCGATGGGCATGATGGTGCCAATCTTATCTGCGTTTATTGCAGAAGGGATTGCAAAACGTCCTGGTTTAGTCGTTGGGTTCGTGGGCGGTTTGGTTGCATCCAATGGTGGGACAGGATTCCTTGGTGGTATCGTATCCGGATTTTTAGCAGGATACGTGATTCTTGGTTTGATGAAGCTTTTCAGCTCTTTGCCAAAATCGTTGGATGGACTAAAAGCAATTTTCCTCTATCCTGTATTAGGCGTATTCATCACTGGAATGATCATGACATTGGTCTCCGAGCCCATGTCCTCAATCAATCAGGGAATGATGGACTTTCTAGCAGGCTTCCAAAACTCAAGTCCGTTGATATTAGGTGTTATTGTCGGTTGTATGTGTGCTTTTGATATGGGCGGACCAATCAACAAAGCGGCTTATGTCACAGGGACAGCTCTATTAGCTGAAGGCAACACGACCTTTATGGCAGGTGTATCTGCTGCATGTATTGCACCACCGCTGATCACAGGTGTGGCAGTGCTTCTATTTGGAAAATATTTTGATACGAATGATCGCAATGCCGGTCTGGTCAACATTATTTTAGGAAGTACACATATCACAGAGGGCGCGATCCCATTTGCGGCAAAAGATCCAATTCGTGTCTTGCCAACAATGATGCTGGGTTCTTCCATTGCGGCAGTGTTGACTTATATGTTCAAGGTACAGGTTCCAGCCCCTCATGGTGGTTTTCTAGTATTGCCTGTCGTAACCCACGGGGTGCTTTGGGTCATTGCCATTTTAGCGGGTTCAATCGTTGGTGGCGTGATTCTAGGCTGGATTCAAAAACGTCGTGTTGAAAAAGCAGCGGCTTAG
- the pfkB gene encoding 1-phosphofructokinase, whose translation MTAIYTCTMNLAIDLFIETDSLQPDSVNRSVDDDIQANGKGVNVSLILKQMGLNSTALGFSGGFTGAYIDQFLVEKEIQTDFVEVEGMTRINVFTQVNHPKSEYKLVNKGPDIPEEKITQLLAQIRRIPTDSYLCVSGSLPQGVQPDIIQKISEITAQNGVHLIVDTSYREVLDTLKYKPFLLKPNEEELAEWFGKEQLTFDECIMYGKKLVAAGAENVLVSLGGEGGLYITKDAVYSGNAPKGHVVNTACAGDTLLGCFIGNYLKGLSPEANLTYSLAAASSTAFQKGLTDFSDVAALSQQIKVRKL comes from the coding sequence ATGACAGCAATCTATACTTGCACGATGAATCTGGCAATCGATCTGTTTATTGAAACCGATTCACTGCAGCCGGATAGTGTCAATCGCAGTGTCGATGATGATATCCAGGCAAACGGCAAGGGTGTCAATGTGTCCCTGATTTTGAAGCAGATGGGGTTGAACAGTACGGCACTTGGGTTCAGCGGTGGTTTCACAGGCGCATACATTGATCAGTTTTTAGTGGAAAAGGAGATTCAAACCGATTTTGTTGAAGTGGAAGGGATGACGCGCATCAATGTGTTCACACAGGTCAATCACCCAAAAAGCGAATACAAATTAGTGAACAAGGGACCGGATATTCCTGAGGAAAAAATCACTCAGCTATTGGCACAGATTCGTCGTATTCCAACGGACAGCTATCTCTGTGTTTCCGGTAGTCTGCCTCAAGGGGTACAACCAGATATTATTCAAAAAATCAGCGAAATCACTGCACAAAATGGCGTTCATTTGATTGTTGACACCAGCTATCGCGAGGTGTTGGATACGCTGAAATACAAACCGTTTTTATTGAAGCCAAATGAAGAAGAGCTGGCTGAGTGGTTTGGCAAGGAACAGCTGACATTTGATGAATGCATCATGTACGGGAAAAAGCTTGTTGCGGCTGGTGCAGAAAATGTGCTCGTTTCTCTTGGCGGTGAAGGTGGACTATATATTACCAAGGATGCTGTTTATTCTGGTAACGCGCCAAAAGGCCATGTCGTGAATACAGCTTGTGCCGGAGATACGTTGTTAGGCTGTTTTATTGGAAATTATTTGAAGGGCTTATCTCCGGAAGCGAATCTGACATACAGTCTGGCGGCGGCTAGCTCTACAGCTTTTCAAAAGGGCCTAACCGATTTTTCAGATGTAGCCGCACTGAGTCAGCAGATAAAAGTTAGGAAGCTATAA
- a CDS encoding MurR/RpiR family transcriptional regulator yields the protein MSTQLSETEKYLWQFIQENIEHIPSYSIVKLSEEANVSTATIVRTMKKKGYEGFTSFKHSLKDQANTTINFSVVEKVDNEIKKAILKNEQEVIRSINMIDSGVIEDAVQKCYSAKRIVIFARGFSELIAEEMMVKFQLAGKYAQMHTDPNIIKSISKKLAKDDFVIFVSLNGETPELVIAAQNCYDQEISTLTISANRTSPLVNLSELACIGFKSEGSYFPDYEVRSRLPLSVIARILLDAYAIRSQNR from the coding sequence ATGAGTACCCAATTAAGCGAAACAGAAAAATACCTTTGGCAGTTTATCCAGGAAAACATCGAACATATCCCATCTTATTCCATCGTTAAGCTAAGCGAAGAAGCCAATGTCTCTACTGCAACTATCGTGAGGACCATGAAGAAAAAAGGCTATGAGGGATTCACTTCGTTTAAGCATTCCCTGAAGGATCAGGCAAACACAACCATAAATTTTTCCGTTGTTGAAAAAGTTGACAATGAAATCAAAAAAGCTATTCTGAAAAACGAACAGGAAGTCATCCGATCCATCAATATGATCGACAGCGGCGTAATCGAAGATGCTGTGCAAAAATGTTATTCCGCAAAACGAATTGTCATCTTCGCTCGTGGGTTCTCCGAGCTGATTGCAGAAGAAATGATGGTCAAATTTCAGCTCGCCGGAAAATATGCGCAAATGCACACTGACCCAAATATTATTAAGAGTATCAGTAAAAAACTAGCTAAGGACGATTTCGTCATTTTCGTTTCTCTAAACGGTGAAACACCAGAGCTGGTCATTGCTGCACAAAACTGCTACGATCAGGAAATCAGTACATTGACGATTTCTGCCAATCGCACCAGCCCGTTAGTTAATCTGTCTGAACTAGCTTGTATCGGTTTTAAATCCGAAGGTTCTTACTTCCCGGATTACGAGGTTCGCTCACGCTTGCCTCTATCCGTTATCGCCAGAATCCTGCTGGATGCCTATGCGATCCGCAGCCAAAATCGGTAA
- a CDS encoding ABC transporter ATP-binding protein, which translates to MENHIIVKDLVKKIGGRTIVDQLSFSVQKGQVFGLLGSNGAGKTTTIECMLGIKKFNSGAVQLLGEIPGKNRKSLFQKIGVQLQASSYQNNIKVAELCEEIAVLYDQPRDYHELLKLFHLTQYEKQPVEKLSGGEKQKLSIILALIPDPEIIFLDELTTGLDTEARREVWSILKELKASGITIFLTTHYMEEAEALCDYLYLINQGKKVVEGTVAELIQQVGASSLEDAYLQHMEGVSYA; encoded by the coding sequence ATGGAAAATCATATTATTGTTAAAGACTTGGTGAAAAAAATTGGGGGAAGAACCATTGTCGATCAATTGTCCTTCTCGGTACAGAAGGGGCAGGTTTTCGGCTTACTTGGTTCAAATGGTGCCGGAAAAACAACAACGATCGAATGTATGCTGGGAATCAAAAAATTCAACAGCGGGGCGGTTCAACTCCTTGGCGAGATACCTGGTAAAAATCGCAAAAGCTTATTTCAAAAAATCGGGGTGCAGCTTCAAGCGTCAAGCTATCAGAACAATATCAAGGTAGCTGAGCTGTGTGAAGAAATCGCTGTTTTATACGATCAGCCCAGAGATTATCACGAACTACTAAAGCTGTTCCATCTTACTCAGTATGAGAAACAGCCTGTCGAAAAGCTGTCAGGTGGAGAGAAACAAAAGCTGTCGATTATTTTGGCATTGATTCCTGACCCAGAAATCATTTTTCTCGACGAGCTGACAACTGGATTAGATACCGAAGCGCGCCGAGAAGTCTGGAGTATTCTGAAGGAGTTGAAGGCCTCGGGCATCACGATTTTTCTAACAACGCATTATATGGAGGAAGCCGAAGCGCTGTGCGACTATCTGTATTTAATCAACCAAGGAAAAAAGGTTGTCGAGGGAACGGTCGCCGAACTGATTCAACAAGTTGGTGCTTCAAGCTTAGAAGACGCCTATCTACAACATATGGAGGGAGTAAGCTATGCGTAA
- a CDS encoding ABC transporter permease: MRKFLTLVKIEGKLGLRSLDGVLFGIGMPLGILLLISFIAGEQQVAQGTYTFMDSSFSSLLAVGICATAFMGIPLTICDYRDKKILKHYCVTPASPLLILSVQVFVGMLTAMASALTIIFASTVFLGYQMNGSWLALIGAYFLVMLAMYSIGMLIASLCPTLKIANLVCTFVYFPMLFLSGAVIPFELFPKAFQNAASILPLTQGIKLLKSITLNEPVGNPLMIFLLMITITIVCTLLATKLFRWE, encoded by the coding sequence ATGCGTAAATTTTTAACTTTAGTCAAAATTGAAGGAAAACTAGGGTTACGTTCACTAGATGGCGTGCTTTTCGGTATCGGTATGCCTCTGGGAATCCTACTACTGATTTCCTTTATCGCCGGTGAGCAGCAAGTCGCTCAAGGGACGTATACATTTATGGACAGCAGCTTCAGTTCGTTGCTCGCTGTCGGAATATGCGCAACAGCATTTATGGGTATCCCATTGACAATTTGCGATTATCGCGATAAAAAGATATTAAAGCATTATTGTGTGACGCCTGCCAGCCCGCTATTGATTTTATCCGTACAGGTTTTCGTCGGCATGCTGACAGCGATGGCTTCGGCGTTAACGATTATTTTTGCCAGTACTGTTTTTCTGGGCTATCAAATGAACGGCAGTTGGTTAGCCCTCATCGGTGCCTACTTCTTAGTCATGCTGGCAATGTACAGTATCGGTATGCTGATCGCCAGTCTCTGTCCAACATTGAAAATTGCGAATCTCGTTTGTACCTTTGTGTACTTTCCGATGCTCTTCTTATCTGGTGCAGTTATCCCGTTTGAGCTGTTTCCCAAAGCATTTCAGAATGCCGCAAGTATCTTGCCGCTGACTCAAGGAATCAAACTGTTGAAATCCATCACATTGAATGAACCTGTTGGTAATCCACTGATGATTTTTCTGTTAATGATCACTATCACGATCGTCTGTACGTTACTCGCTACTAAACTGTTCCGTTGGGAATAG
- a CDS encoding MerR family transcriptional regulator, which produces MTIDCKKEEEKLYRIGMFSRMNHVTIKALRHYDDVGLLKPQFIDPENGYRYYSSSQLPILHQLIALREIGCSLEEIKQVQSGTNEDNLLKRKKQQLLKEIADRTTMLALLEGYAQTKDEETTYHPVIKELPGVTVASMSLQLPNYGALFSYVPAMGAEMEKMGCECIEPGYCFNIYHDGGYREEDINAEICESVIEKKEDSDTIKFKEIPKVETAVCVLHQGPYEGFPKAYAAAVRFIESNGYDMTEPPREHYIDGIWNKDTEQEWLTEIQFPVQKN; this is translated from the coding sequence ATGACTATCGATTGTAAAAAAGAAGAAGAAAAGCTTTACCGTATCGGTATGTTTTCCCGAATGAACCATGTCACAATCAAAGCACTCCGCCATTACGACGACGTCGGACTATTGAAGCCTCAATTTATTGACCCTGAAAATGGCTACCGTTATTACAGCTCCAGCCAATTGCCTATCCTTCACCAGCTGATTGCTTTACGAGAAATCGGCTGTTCTTTGGAAGAAATCAAGCAAGTCCAAAGCGGGACCAACGAAGACAATCTTCTGAAACGAAAAAAGCAGCAGCTATTAAAGGAAATTGCAGACCGGACAACGATGCTTGCCTTACTAGAAGGCTATGCACAAACAAAGGATGAAGAAACCACCTACCATCCTGTTATTAAGGAATTGCCTGGCGTAACGGTTGCCTCTATGTCGCTTCAACTGCCTAACTATGGTGCTCTTTTTTCCTATGTCCCTGCTATGGGCGCAGAGATGGAAAAGATGGGCTGTGAATGTATCGAACCCGGCTACTGTTTCAACATTTATCATGATGGCGGCTATCGGGAAGAAGACATTAACGCGGAAATTTGCGAATCAGTAATCGAGAAAAAGGAAGACAGCGATACAATCAAATTCAAAGAAATCCCAAAAGTAGAAACAGCGGTTTGCGTGCTCCATCAAGGGCCATATGAAGGCTTTCCTAAAGCATATGCAGCAGCTGTCCGCTTTATTGAATCCAATGGCTACGACATGACTGAACCACCACGAGAACATTACATCGATGGTATTTGGAACAAAGATACAGAACAGGAATGGCTGACAGAAATCCAATTTCCTGTTCAAAAGAACTGA
- a CDS encoding sigma-70 family RNA polymerase sigma factor produces the protein MGDFNNHEELLVKKAIKGDKEALGLVLQQNQEYIYKMAYIYTGNQQDALDILQEAAAQSVSSIRTLKEPKYFLTWFCKIMVRQTGKLFKSRQHEVLVEENQEWADQAGSVLSEETSVDLLRAIMALEDKYRLVLHLYYYQDFSIREISQLVGLKEGTVKTNLKRGRERLRGLLGDDYYDR, from the coding sequence ATGGGGGACTTCAATAATCACGAGGAATTATTGGTGAAAAAGGCTATTAAAGGAGATAAAGAAGCTTTAGGGTTGGTTTTGCAACAGAATCAGGAATATATCTATAAAATGGCCTACATTTACACCGGGAACCAACAAGACGCGTTAGATATTCTGCAGGAGGCAGCAGCCCAGTCGGTAAGTTCGATTCGAACATTGAAGGAGCCCAAGTATTTTTTAACATGGTTCTGTAAAATCATGGTGCGTCAAACAGGCAAGCTTTTTAAAAGCCGGCAACATGAAGTGTTGGTGGAAGAAAATCAGGAGTGGGCCGATCAGGCAGGATCCGTTCTTTCAGAAGAGACTTCCGTAGACTTACTTCGAGCAATCATGGCGTTGGAGGATAAGTATCGACTGGTTTTGCACTTATATTATTATCAAGATTTTTCTATTAGAGAGATCAGCCAGTTAGTAGGGCTGAAAGAAGGAACAGTTAAAACGAATTTGAAACGGGGACGTGAAAGGCTTCGTGGACTATTGGGAGATGATTATTATGACAGATAA
- a CDS encoding DUF4291 domain-containing protein codes for MEKKINASFTTQTIRVYQAYNHNIADEAVALGHFGPHFKMERMTWIKPSFLWMMYRSGWATKVGQERVLAIDLSIEGFHEILHEVVLSTYNKDLYQSKEAWQEKGKHALVRCQWDPDKDIYLQPMERKAIQLGLRGEIVSKYVQEWTQNITDITSYVHETKELLNKGEMEKIILPTETEFPLSETEKKILGIIK; via the coding sequence ATGGAGAAAAAAATCAACGCATCTTTTACTACACAGACTATTCGAGTCTATCAAGCATACAACCATAATATTGCTGACGAAGCTGTGGCATTAGGCCATTTTGGTCCCCACTTCAAGATGGAGCGGATGACCTGGATCAAGCCTTCCTTTCTTTGGATGATGTACCGCTCCGGTTGGGCGACAAAAGTAGGGCAGGAACGAGTCTTGGCCATTGACCTGTCTATTGAAGGATTTCATGAAATTCTACACGAAGTCGTGCTTTCCACTTACAACAAAGACCTTTATCAATCAAAAGAAGCTTGGCAGGAGAAAGGAAAACACGCACTGGTCAGATGTCAGTGGGACCCAGATAAAGATATCTATCTGCAACCGATGGAACGAAAAGCGATCCAGCTCGGTCTACGCGGAGAAATCGTCTCGAAGTATGTTCAGGAATGGACCCAAAATATCACCGATATTACGTCCTATGTCCATGAAACGAAAGAATTACTGAATAAGGGGGAAATGGAAAAAATCATTTTACCAACAGAAACCGAATTCCCGTTATCCGAAACAGAAAAGAAAATCCTGGGTATCATCAAATAA
- a CDS encoding helix-turn-helix transcriptional regulator: protein MQINRLLETVLILLYRKQTTAKELAERFEVSTRTIYRDVDALSLSGIPVYSVKGKNGGIFLDDSFTLNQALLNDTQQEDLFLALNLLKSLGILETDKLLHKFDSVFDLKEWIEISLPSSLPNETDTFTMLRKAILLTRKTTFIFYSKRGQTMLIQAEPLKIIFKGQSWLLLAFVPEKQSHTLFPLESIKSVQLTEESFHPIFPENIDDLYETFKVTLQFSKRIAYNIYDRFFHEKVTVNPDNSYNITFEFTQVDDLYSFLLPFGKNVRIVEPEWVKETVYAHAKHFLENNL from the coding sequence ATGCAAATCAACCGACTACTAGAAACTGTACTGATTCTTTTATACCGCAAACAAACGACTGCTAAAGAATTGGCGGAACGCTTTGAGGTTTCTACACGCACTATCTACAGAGATGTGGATGCCCTAAGTCTTTCAGGAATCCCTGTTTATTCTGTTAAAGGGAAAAACGGCGGAATTTTTTTAGATGACTCTTTTACCTTGAATCAGGCACTGCTCAATGATACACAACAAGAAGATCTGTTTCTGGCACTGAATCTTTTGAAATCCCTAGGTATTCTTGAAACAGATAAGCTGCTGCATAAATTCGATTCCGTTTTTGATTTAAAAGAATGGATCGAAATCAGCCTACCTTCTTCTTTACCCAATGAAACAGACACCTTTACCATGCTGAGAAAAGCAATTTTACTGACACGAAAAACCACCTTTATCTTCTATAGCAAGCGTGGACAAACGATGCTGATTCAGGCCGAGCCATTAAAAATCATATTTAAGGGACAATCCTGGCTGTTGCTTGCTTTTGTCCCTGAAAAACAAAGCCATACACTATTTCCTTTAGAAAGCATCAAATCTGTTCAGCTGACAGAGGAGAGTTTTCATCCCATTTTTCCGGAAAATATAGATGACCTCTATGAAACCTTCAAGGTGACCCTGCAGTTCAGTAAACGGATCGCTTACAATATTTATGACCGCTTTTTCCACGAAAAGGTTACAGTCAATCCAGATAACAGCTACAACATCACCTTTGAATTCACACAGGTGGACGATTTGTACAGTTTTCTTTTGCCGTTCGGAAAAAATGTTCGTATCGTGGAACCGGAATGGGTCAAAGAAACAGTCTATGCCCACGCCAAACATTTTTTGGAAAACAATTTATAA
- a CDS encoding GyrI-like domain-containing protein encodes MKIEKITKPEQTIVSITRTGLNVTELPKIIGPTFMELGKYISEQGANVLSNPFVSFKNMHETGKLDESQIEMEIGFPVDKRIPEKDLIKAYLLPSYKAMTVLYVGNYDDAMIDIYKQLFEEIKTVGGTFMNCSYEYYLSDEEIDLSKQETIIELPYR; translated from the coding sequence ATGAAAATAGAAAAAATAACCAAACCAGAACAAACGATTGTTTCCATCACTCGTACCGGTCTAAATGTGACGGAGTTACCAAAGATCATCGGTCCCACCTTTATGGAGCTCGGAAAATATATTTCTGAACAAGGAGCGAATGTTCTAAGCAATCCCTTTGTCTCTTTTAAAAACATGCATGAAACAGGCAAGCTGGATGAATCACAAATTGAAATGGAAATTGGCTTTCCTGTGGATAAACGGATACCTGAAAAGGATTTGATTAAAGCCTATTTACTGCCGTCGTATAAAGCGATGACTGTTCTGTATGTCGGAAACTATGACGATGCAATGATCGATATCTACAAACAGCTCTTCGAGGAGATTAAAACAGTCGGCGGGACATTTATGAACTGCTCCTATGAATACTATCTAAGCGATGAAGAAATTGATTTATCCAAGCAAGAAACCATTATTGAGCTGCCTTATCGTTAG